One genomic segment of Actinomycetes bacterium includes these proteins:
- the dnaE gene encoding DNA polymerase III subunit alpha — MAFDQGDFVHLHVASGWSLRHGAAHPQALVERAAELGMAGLALTDRDGVYGAVKFAKAGLVHGVRPVLGVDLAVQPLAPPERDRRGASAPRRRTPVRGGADVDLRLPRVLVLARAGRRTRSRVGAGWAAVNRLVSAVHAAGERGHPVADLDLVAEHAAGGELLVLLGPGSEVGRALAARRPDRARAVLDAWRDRLGGDRVLLEVVSHHGSPDGSPLEQASAPSDVLAARLLGFAREHGVPAVLTNAVRYATPAGAATADVLDATRRLVPLGTRHVDRRSAEAHLKDAAAMRAVAARIAEDPAAARRLLATTEAVAADCLLDPAADLGLGLVHLPEPDLYRADEPADTSGTPPAVVLRARCEAALETRYRGQERAARERLAAELEVIDTLGYWTYFLTVAEVCDLIRSMGVRVAARGSGAGSLVLHLLGVSGVDPLRHGLLMERFLTVRRQALPDVDVDVESARRTEVYERIFERFGDSRCACVSMTDTYRVRHAVRDVGAALGLPPGEIDSIAKAFPHIRARDARAALHDLPELRRSGLAGAGLDTFFGLVESLDGLPRHIALHPCGVLLSDTGLLDRTPVEASLLGFPMSQFDKDDVEDLGLLKLDVLGIRMQSSMAHAVEEVRRVEGVPIRLDDEDCVPRDDPATFALIASARTLGCFQIESPGQRELIGKFGPETFDDLITDISLFRPGPVKSDMVTPFLLARQGWSPASYLHERLRPALEETCGVVVFHEQVIRVIAELTGCALDEADEARRELGSPDGQAAVREWLYPPALARGFTLPEVESVWAVLQAFASFGFCKAHAAAFALPTYQSAWLKAHHPAAFLAGVLTHDPGMYPKRLILDDARQCGVTILGLDVNRSDGVYRVEPVPGGPEPGYGIRLSLADVKGISEEEVDRIVAGRPYAALADFWQRSRTSRPVVERLVVAGAFDGLYGLGAGLPRRRGRVTRRDLLLQVGDLDRWSRSQRRASPAQLALDLGDAPELVNPSGLPEMTGAERVRAELDVLGLDVSRHVVDFYTPLLAALGVTRSRDLLRCRSEAEVLVAGVKVATQTPPVRSGRRVVFLTLDDATGPVDATFFEDAQGPYAATVFHSWLLVVRGHVRRTGPRGVSIRATGAWELAGLHAAWERGGLEAAYAHLAEGSVLADQDDPATQGWAQSRSTRPVPARAPEPERTRAGGMGQRRVLVHASGFRQSPYADVKAPGEDAKRAPRKLWHSSPGSPGG, encoded by the coding sequence GTGGCCTTCGACCAGGGGGACTTCGTCCACCTCCACGTGGCCTCCGGCTGGTCGCTGCGCCACGGCGCCGCCCACCCGCAGGCCCTCGTCGAGCGCGCCGCCGAGCTGGGCATGGCCGGTCTCGCCCTCACCGACCGCGACGGGGTCTACGGCGCGGTGAAGTTCGCCAAGGCGGGGCTGGTCCACGGCGTGCGCCCCGTCCTCGGGGTCGACCTCGCCGTCCAGCCGCTCGCTCCTCCCGAGCGGGACCGCCGGGGCGCGTCGGCCCCCCGGCGCCGTACGCCGGTCCGGGGCGGCGCCGACGTCGACCTGCGCCTCCCGCGGGTCCTCGTGCTGGCCCGGGCGGGCCGGCGTACCCGCTCGCGGGTCGGGGCCGGCTGGGCCGCGGTCAACCGGCTGGTCAGCGCGGTCCACGCCGCGGGGGAGCGCGGCCACCCGGTGGCCGACCTCGACCTGGTCGCCGAGCACGCCGCGGGGGGTGAGCTCCTCGTCCTGCTCGGACCGGGCTCGGAGGTCGGGCGGGCGCTCGCGGCCCGCCGCCCCGACCGCGCCCGGGCGGTGCTCGACGCCTGGCGCGACCGGCTCGGCGGCGACCGGGTGCTCCTCGAGGTGGTCTCCCACCACGGCTCGCCCGACGGCTCCCCGCTGGAGCAGGCGAGCGCCCCCTCCGACGTCCTCGCCGCCCGCCTGCTCGGCTTCGCCCGCGAGCACGGCGTACCGGCGGTCCTCACCAACGCCGTGCGCTACGCCACCCCGGCGGGGGCCGCGACGGCCGACGTCCTCGACGCGACCCGCCGCCTGGTCCCCCTCGGGACCCGCCACGTCGACCGGCGCAGCGCCGAGGCCCACCTCAAGGACGCGGCGGCCATGCGGGCGGTGGCGGCGCGCATCGCCGAGGACCCCGCCGCGGCCCGCCGGCTGCTCGCCACGACCGAGGCGGTGGCGGCGGACTGCCTGCTCGACCCGGCCGCCGACCTCGGCCTCGGCCTGGTCCACCTCCCCGAGCCCGACCTCTATCGAGCCGATGAACCGGCGGACACCAGCGGGACGCCCCCGGCAGTGGTGCTCCGCGCCCGCTGCGAGGCGGCCCTGGAGACCCGCTACCGCGGGCAGGAGCGGGCGGCCCGCGAGCGGCTGGCCGCGGAGCTGGAGGTCATCGACACCCTGGGCTACTGGACCTACTTCCTCACCGTCGCCGAGGTCTGCGACCTCATCCGCTCGATGGGGGTCCGGGTCGCGGCACGGGGGTCCGGCGCGGGCAGCCTGGTCCTGCACCTGCTCGGCGTCTCCGGGGTCGACCCGCTGCGCCACGGGCTGCTCATGGAGCGCTTCCTCACCGTCCGGCGCCAGGCGCTGCCGGATGTCGACGTCGACGTCGAGTCCGCCCGACGGACCGAGGTCTACGAGCGCATCTTCGAGCGCTTCGGCGACTCCCGCTGCGCGTGCGTGTCGATGACCGACACCTACCGGGTCCGCCACGCCGTCCGCGACGTCGGCGCCGCCCTCGGCCTGCCCCCCGGCGAGATCGACAGCATCGCCAAGGCGTTCCCGCACATCCGCGCCCGTGACGCCCGGGCCGCCCTGCACGACCTGCCGGAGCTGCGCCGCAGCGGGCTGGCCGGCGCCGGGCTGGACACCTTCTTCGGCCTCGTCGAGTCCCTCGACGGGCTGCCGCGCCACATCGCGCTGCACCCCTGCGGGGTGCTGCTCTCCGACACCGGGCTGCTCGACCGGACCCCGGTGGAGGCGAGCCTGCTCGGCTTCCCGATGAGCCAGTTCGACAAGGACGACGTCGAGGACCTCGGGCTGCTCAAGCTCGACGTGCTGGGCATCCGCATGCAGTCCTCGATGGCCCATGCGGTCGAGGAGGTCCGCCGGGTCGAGGGCGTGCCGATCCGGCTCGACGACGAGGACTGCGTGCCGCGGGACGACCCGGCGACCTTCGCCCTCATCGCCTCGGCCCGCACCCTCGGCTGCTTCCAGATCGAGTCCCCCGGGCAGCGCGAGCTGATCGGCAAGTTCGGCCCGGAGACCTTCGACGACCTGATCACCGACATCTCGCTGTTCCGCCCCGGCCCGGTGAAGTCCGACATGGTCACCCCGTTCCTGCTCGCCCGGCAGGGCTGGAGCCCGGCGAGCTACCTGCACGAGCGGCTGCGCCCCGCGCTGGAGGAGACCTGCGGCGTCGTCGTCTTCCACGAGCAGGTGATCCGGGTCATCGCCGAGCTCACCGGCTGCGCGCTCGACGAGGCCGACGAGGCCCGCCGCGAGCTGGGCTCGCCGGACGGCCAGGCGGCGGTCCGCGAGTGGCTCTACCCGCCCGCCCTCGCCCGCGGGTTCACCCTGCCCGAGGTGGAGAGCGTCTGGGCGGTGCTGCAGGCCTTCGCCTCGTTCGGGTTCTGCAAGGCCCACGCGGCGGCCTTCGCGCTGCCCACCTATCAGTCCGCCTGGCTCAAGGCGCACCACCCGGCGGCGTTCCTCGCCGGCGTGCTCACCCACGACCCCGGCATGTACCCGAAGCGGCTGATCCTCGACGACGCCCGGCAGTGCGGCGTCACGATCCTCGGCCTGGACGTCAACCGCTCCGACGGGGTCTACCGGGTCGAGCCGGTGCCGGGTGGACCGGAGCCTGGCTACGGCATCCGGCTGTCGCTGGCCGACGTCAAGGGGATCAGCGAGGAGGAGGTGGACCGCATCGTCGCGGGACGCCCGTACGCCGCCCTCGCGGACTTCTGGCAGCGGAGCCGGACCTCGCGGCCGGTGGTGGAGCGGCTGGTCGTCGCGGGCGCCTTCGACGGCCTGTACGGCCTCGGGGCGGGCCTGCCCCGTCGGCGTGGCCGGGTCACCCGGCGCGACCTGCTGCTGCAGGTCGGGGACCTGGACCGTTGGAGCCGCTCGCAGCGGCGGGCGTCCCCGGCCCAGCTCGCCCTCGACCTCGGCGACGCTCCGGAGCTGGTCAACCCCTCCGGGCTGCCCGAGATGACCGGGGCGGAACGCGTCCGCGCCGAGCTCGACGTCCTCGGCCTGGACGTGAGCCGCCACGTCGTCGACTTCTACACCCCGCTGCTCGCTGCTCTCGGCGTCACCCGCTCCCGCGACCTGCTGCGCTGCCGCTCCGAGGCGGAGGTGCTCGTCGCCGGGGTCAAGGTCGCCACCCAGACCCCGCCCGTTCGCTCCGGGCGGCGCGTCGTCTTCCTCACCCTCGACGACGCGACCGGGCCGGTCGACGCGACGTTCTTCGAGGACGCCCAGGGCCCCTACGCTGCGACGGTGTTCCACTCCTGGCTGCTCGTCGTGCGCGGCCACGTCCGGCGTACCGGGCCGCGCGGGGTGAGCATCCGCGCGACCGGCGCCTGGGAGCTGGCCGGCCTGCACGCGGCCTGGGAGCGGGGCGGTCTCGAGGCGGCGTACGCCCACCTCGCGGAGGGCAGCGTGCTGGCGGACCAGGACGACCCGGCGACGCAGGGCTGGGCGCAGTCGCGCTCGACGCGCCCGGTACCGGCTCGCGCGCCCGAGCCGGAGCGCACCCGCGCCGGCGGCATGGGTCAGCGACGGGTCCTCGTCCACGCCAGCGGTTTCCGCCAGTCCCCCTACGCCGACGTCAAGGCGCCGGGTGAGGACGCCAAGCGGGCCCCGCGCAAGCTGTGGCACTCCAGCCCGGGCAGCCCCGGTGGATGA
- the crtI gene encoding phytoene desaturase family protein, whose protein sequence is MSRVVVVGAGMGGLAVAARLAVKGHRVVVCEQAETYGGKLGWYERDGFAFDTGPSLLTLPAVWRDTFLKTGRPMEECVDLVEVDPVAHYRFPDGTELDVPNDRLRACAAFQDAFGGTAGEDWRRFLAHAGEVWAVTRKPFLESALSGPRDLLGWSRRVSDVRTVAPWRSLDHVARRFLRDPRQRQFLWRYATYTGSDPRRTPAALCVVPWVEQTFGAWYVLGGLRRLGDALYQRCVERKVDVRLGADVVAITVDGAGRVDGVRLADGEQLPADVVVSDADASEVYGRLLPRRLATARGPSRRLAASTPSLSGFVLLLALDGRTAGLRHHTVTFPADYSAEFDAIFGRAPQPVPDPTVYVSAPDDPALRPSPDTEAWFVLVNAPRHDPSRGVDWDREGLADGYADHVLAVLAARGLDVRERVRWRVVRTPADLARDTRAPGGSIYGTSSNGARAAFLRAANVSPVRGLYLVGGSAHPGGGLPLVGLSAEIVADLVGRA, encoded by the coding sequence GTGAGCCGCGTCGTGGTGGTCGGGGCGGGCATGGGGGGTCTCGCGGTCGCTGCCCGCCTGGCGGTGAAGGGCCACCGGGTGGTGGTGTGCGAGCAGGCGGAGACCTACGGCGGGAAGCTCGGCTGGTACGAGCGCGACGGATTCGCCTTCGACACCGGGCCCTCGCTGCTGACCCTCCCCGCGGTGTGGCGCGACACCTTCCTCAAGACCGGCCGGCCGATGGAGGAGTGCGTGGACCTCGTCGAGGTCGACCCGGTCGCGCACTACCGCTTCCCCGACGGCACCGAGCTCGACGTCCCCAACGACCGGCTCCGGGCGTGCGCCGCCTTCCAGGACGCCTTCGGCGGCACGGCCGGTGAGGACTGGCGCCGCTTCCTCGCCCACGCCGGCGAGGTGTGGGCGGTGACCCGCAAGCCCTTCCTCGAGTCCGCGCTGTCCGGCCCCCGCGACCTTCTCGGCTGGTCCCGCCGCGTCTCCGACGTGCGCACCGTCGCGCCGTGGCGCAGCCTCGACCACGTCGCCCGACGGTTCCTGCGCGACCCCCGTCAGCGGCAGTTCCTGTGGCGCTACGCGACCTACACCGGCTCCGACCCGCGGCGCACACCGGCGGCGCTGTGCGTCGTGCCGTGGGTGGAGCAGACCTTCGGCGCGTGGTACGTGCTCGGCGGCCTGCGCCGCCTCGGCGACGCCCTGTACCAGCGGTGCGTGGAGCGTAAGGTCGACGTCCGCCTGGGCGCCGACGTCGTCGCCATCACCGTCGACGGCGCCGGGCGGGTCGACGGGGTGCGACTGGCCGACGGCGAGCAGCTGCCGGCCGACGTCGTCGTCTCCGACGCCGACGCGAGCGAGGTCTACGGGCGGCTGCTGCCGAGGCGGCTGGCCACCGCCCGCGGCCCGTCGCGGCGGCTGGCCGCGTCGACACCGTCGCTGTCCGGCTTCGTCCTCCTGCTGGCCCTCGACGGGCGCACGGCGGGGCTGCGGCACCACACCGTCACCTTCCCCGCCGACTACTCCGCCGAGTTCGACGCGATCTTCGGGCGCGCGCCCCAGCCGGTCCCCGACCCGACGGTGTACGTCTCCGCCCCCGACGACCCCGCCCTGCGCCCCTCGCCGGACACCGAGGCGTGGTTCGTCCTCGTCAACGCCCCGCGCCACGACCCGAGCCGAGGCGTCGACTGGGACCGCGAGGGGCTCGCCGACGGCTACGCCGACCACGTGCTCGCCGTGCTGGCCGCGCGCGGGCTCGACGTGCGCGAGCGGGTGCGCTGGCGCGTCGTGCGCACCCCCGCCGACCTCGCCCGAGACACCCGTGCCCCCGGCGGGTCGATCTACGGGACCTCCTCGAACGGGGCGCGCGCGGCGTTCCTGCGCGCGGCCAACGTCTCGCCGGTGCGTGGGCTCTACCTCGTCGGCGGCTCCGCGCATCCCGGTGGTGGGCTCCCCCTGGTCGGGCTGTCCGCCGAGATCGTGGCCGACCTGGTGGGCCGCGCCTGA
- a CDS encoding YbaK/EbsC family protein, which translates to MDEASVDEASVDEPTLEHPSVRRVREALAAAGATGSPIVLDEHAPTAVSAAAQLGCPVDAIANSLVFAADGEPVLVLTSGGHRVDTAKVADLLGVAKVRRADPDLVRAATGMVIGGVAPVGHTTPLRTLVDVALADYDVVWAAGGHPRTVFPTSFSELVRVTGGTPAEVA; encoded by the coding sequence GTGGACGAGGCGAGCGTGGACGAGGCGAGCGTGGACGAGCCGACGCTGGAGCACCCCAGCGTGCGCCGCGTGCGCGAGGCGCTGGCTGCCGCCGGGGCCACCGGCAGCCCGATCGTCCTCGACGAGCACGCCCCCACCGCGGTGAGCGCCGCCGCCCAGCTCGGCTGCCCGGTGGACGCCATCGCCAACTCGCTGGTCTTCGCCGCCGACGGCGAGCCGGTGCTCGTGCTCACCTCGGGCGGGCACCGGGTCGACACGGCCAAGGTCGCCGACCTGCTGGGCGTGGCCAAGGTCCGCCGCGCGGACCCCGACCTCGTACGGGCCGCCACCGGCATGGTCATCGGCGGGGTCGCCCCGGTGGGCCACACCACCCCCCTGCGCACCCTCGTCGACGTGGCGCTGGCCGACTACGACGTCGTGTGGGCCGCCGGCGGGCATCCGCGCACGGTGTTCCCCACCAGCTTCAGCGAGCTCGTCCGCGTCACCGGCGGGACCCCCGCCGAGGTCGCGTGA
- a CDS encoding carotenoid biosynthesis protein: MSVRIYTGPHADRHRGGGPRLMRLLVWLLTLGVVGLEIAYALAEGAQRRDLTIAVVVTFFLASTLHALTSRGFWWTAGFLVVTVGGGLAVEAIGVRTGWPFGDYVYASGRLGPTVLGVPVVIPLAWSMMAYPTLIAARTLCRGALTTPLVGAWALASWDLFLDPMMTGQGFWRFTQKGVALPRSPGVPLSNYAGWLLVAFAMMLLLDQLPRKHARDGAPAVLFLWTYVSSVVGNAFVFDRPWVAFYGGVAMGLVAIPYAWVLWSGRP, from the coding sequence GTGAGCGTGCGCATCTACACCGGGCCGCACGCGGACCGCCACCGCGGTGGTGGTCCGCGTCTGATGCGGCTGTTGGTGTGGCTGCTCACCCTCGGGGTCGTCGGCCTCGAGATCGCCTACGCCCTCGCCGAGGGGGCCCAGCGGCGCGACCTGACGATCGCGGTGGTGGTCACGTTCTTCCTGGCGAGCACCCTGCACGCGCTGACCTCGCGCGGGTTCTGGTGGACCGCCGGCTTCCTCGTCGTCACCGTCGGCGGCGGGCTCGCGGTCGAGGCGATCGGGGTCCGGACCGGCTGGCCGTTCGGGGACTACGTCTACGCATCGGGACGGCTCGGGCCGACCGTGCTCGGCGTACCGGTCGTCATCCCGTTGGCGTGGTCGATGATGGCCTACCCCACGCTGATCGCCGCACGGACGCTGTGCCGAGGTGCGCTGACGACGCCGCTGGTGGGCGCGTGGGCGCTGGCCTCGTGGGACCTCTTCCTCGACCCGATGATGACCGGGCAAGGCTTCTGGCGCTTCACGCAGAAGGGCGTGGCGCTGCCGAGATCCCCCGGCGTCCCCCTGTCGAACTACGCCGGCTGGCTGCTCGTGGCGTTCGCGATGATGCTGCTGCTCGACCAGCTGCCTCGCAAGCACGCGCGCGACGGCGCACCCGCGGTGCTGTTCCTGTGGACCTACGTCTCCTCGGTCGTCGGCAACGCGTTCGTCTTCGACCGGCCGTGGGTCGCCTTCTACGGCGGCGTCGCGATGGGTCTCGTGGCGATCCCGTACGCGTGGGTGCTGTGGTCCGGTCGGCCGTAG
- a CDS encoding SAV_6107 family HEPN domain-containing protein, which translates to MPTTRPARVPAVEELLRLSAHGLADAAVAATPAERYAAAHLAALRAAAAVLAARARPSSARRRLSSVWVLLPAVAPHLREWAAFFAAGAGKRAAAEAGLAVTSREADDLLRDAASFLALVETTLGYTHQPALTG; encoded by the coding sequence GTGCCCACGACTAGGCCGGCCCGCGTCCCCGCGGTGGAGGAGCTGCTGCGGCTCTCCGCCCACGGGCTGGCCGATGCCGCCGTGGCCGCCACCCCGGCGGAGCGCTACGCGGCCGCGCACCTGGCGGCGCTGCGGGCCGCGGCCGCCGTGCTCGCCGCCCGCGCCCGGCCCTCGTCCGCGCGGCGCCGGCTGTCCAGCGTGTGGGTCCTGCTGCCCGCGGTGGCGCCGCACCTGCGGGAGTGGGCGGCCTTCTTCGCCGCGGGCGCCGGGAAGCGGGCCGCGGCCGAGGCGGGGCTGGCGGTGACCTCCCGCGAGGCCGACGACCTCCTGCGCGACGCCGCGAGCTTCCTCGCCCTCGTCGAGACCACCCTCGGCTACACCCACCAGCCGGCCCTCACGGGGTGA
- a CDS encoding monooxygenase, protein MSPTVTFHLWGVPVRGVPAAVLAMARERRPLRSAPGLRFAKLLGTGSGESFGLRDADVRHWAVLASWTSPEAARAFEGHPVVRRFDARSQERLRLTLEPLASRGRWSGREPFGDAGPPRTYAGPVAALTRARVRPTRWREFWRSVPAVSADLAQAPGLLLRLGVGEAPVGLQGTVSLWRDASDLTAFAYRRAPHAEVVRRTRERGWYAEELFARFAVHEVEGTYRGSAPRGG, encoded by the coding sequence GTGAGCCCCACCGTCACCTTCCACCTCTGGGGCGTGCCCGTCCGAGGCGTCCCCGCCGCGGTGCTCGCGATGGCCCGCGAGCGCCGCCCGCTGCGCAGCGCCCCCGGGCTGCGCTTCGCGAAGCTGCTGGGCACCGGGTCGGGTGAGTCCTTCGGCCTGCGTGACGCCGACGTGCGGCACTGGGCGGTCCTCGCGTCCTGGACGAGCCCCGAGGCCGCGCGCGCCTTCGAGGGCCACCCGGTGGTCCGTCGCTTCGACGCCCGCAGCCAGGAGCGGCTGCGGCTGACCCTGGAGCCGCTCGCCAGCCGGGGCCGCTGGTCGGGACGGGAGCCCTTCGGCGACGCGGGGCCGCCGCGCACGTACGCCGGCCCGGTCGCCGCCCTCACCCGGGCCCGCGTGCGCCCCACGCGGTGGCGGGAGTTCTGGCGGTCGGTGCCGGCGGTGTCCGCGGACCTCGCGCAGGCGCCGGGGCTGCTGCTGCGGCTCGGCGTCGGCGAGGCACCGGTCGGCCTCCAGGGAACCGTCAGCCTGTGGCGCGACGCATCCGACCTCACCGCCTTCGCGTATCGGCGCGCGCCCCACGCGGAGGTGGTCCGGCGCACCCGCGAACGCGGGTGGTACGCCGAGGAGCTCTTCGCGCGCTTCGCGGTCCACGAGGTCGAGGGCACCTATCGGGGCAGCGCACCGCGCGGCGGGTGA
- a CDS encoding DUF6504 family protein: MRRYDEPISVEPAVDSAVDSAVDPAVDPAGPPARFRWRRRRYVVHAVLAHWVELGAWWRRRDREGLPVHLDGQGRYVWRVEARAGATDGVFDLAYDEATGTWSLTRAHD, from the coding sequence GTGCGCCGGTACGACGAGCCGATCAGCGTCGAGCCAGCCGTCGACTCTGCCGTCGACTCTGCCGTCGACCCAGCCGTCGACCCGGCCGGGCCACCGGCCCGGTTCCGGTGGCGGCGGCGGCGCTACGTCGTGCACGCGGTGCTCGCCCACTGGGTGGAGCTCGGCGCCTGGTGGCGCCGGCGCGACCGGGAGGGCCTGCCCGTCCACCTCGACGGCCAGGGCCGCTACGTCTGGCGGGTCGAGGCGCGCGCCGGCGCGACGGACGGCGTCTTCGACCTCGCCTACGACGAGGCGACCGGCACGTGGAGCCTGACCCGTGCCCACGACTAG
- a CDS encoding glycosyltransferase family 2 protein translates to MGAVVRSAVALRAATYAGTALALLGTGHLAVNLRLLRRPDEDGREVGEPVSVLLPVRDEAGRVATCLAALMAQERLASLEILVLDDGSSDGTADIARTVAGDDPRVRVLTGQPPPDGWLGKPFACAQLAAHAHGRVLVFVDADVVAAPGAVAATVALLRDLGWQLVSPYPRQLADTALPRLVQPLLQWSWLTFLPLRLAERSRRTSLVAANGQLLAVDADAYRAAGGHEAVRDCVLEDLELLKALKRNGFRGGVVDGSTIATCRMYDTGAQLREGYTKSLWAAFGSPAGAVAVCAALLGAYVLPPVVALTDRDAGIRRVALAGTAAGVLGRVLAGRRTGARVWPDALAHPASVVAFVALTVESFRRRRVGSLRWKGRPL, encoded by the coding sequence GTGGGTGCTGTGGTCCGGTCGGCCGTAGCGCTGCGCGCGGCGACCTACGCCGGTACGGCGCTGGCGCTGCTCGGCACCGGGCACCTCGCCGTGAACCTGCGCCTGTTGCGCCGGCCGGACGAGGACGGGCGCGAGGTGGGCGAGCCCGTGTCGGTGCTGCTGCCCGTCCGCGACGAGGCGGGCCGCGTGGCCACGTGTCTCGCCGCGTTGATGGCCCAGGAACGCTTGGCGTCACTGGAGATCCTTGTCCTCGACGACGGCTCCTCGGACGGCACGGCCGACATCGCGCGCACGGTCGCCGGAGACGACCCGCGGGTGCGGGTGCTCACCGGGCAGCCGCCGCCCGACGGCTGGCTGGGCAAGCCCTTCGCGTGCGCCCAGCTGGCCGCTCACGCGCACGGGCGCGTGCTCGTGTTCGTCGACGCCGACGTCGTCGCGGCTCCGGGCGCGGTGGCCGCGACGGTGGCCCTGCTCCGCGACCTCGGGTGGCAGCTGGTGAGTCCGTACCCGCGCCAGCTCGCCGACACGGCGTTGCCGCGGCTGGTGCAACCGCTCCTGCAGTGGTCGTGGCTGACGTTCCTGCCGCTGCGGCTTGCCGAGCGCTCGCGGCGGACGTCCCTGGTCGCGGCGAACGGCCAGCTGCTCGCCGTCGACGCCGACGCCTACCGCGCCGCGGGCGGTCACGAGGCGGTCAGGGACTGCGTGCTGGAGGACCTCGAGCTGCTGAAGGCGTTGAAGCGCAACGGCTTTCGCGGTGGAGTGGTGGACGGCTCGACGATCGCGACGTGCCGGATGTACGACACCGGCGCGCAGCTGCGCGAGGGCTACACGAAGTCGCTGTGGGCCGCGTTCGGCTCGCCCGCCGGGGCAGTCGCGGTGTGCGCGGCACTGCTGGGCGCGTACGTGCTGCCGCCGGTCGTGGCCCTGACCGACCGGGACGCCGGCATCCGGCGGGTGGCGCTGGCGGGCACCGCGGCCGGCGTGCTCGGCAGGGTGCTCGCGGGACGGCGTACCGGCGCGCGCGTCTGGCCAGACGCCCTCGCGCACCCGGCATCCGTGGTGGCGTTCGTCGCCCTGACCGTCGAGTCCTTCCGCCGGCGCCGGGTCGGGTCGCTTCGGTGGAAGGGGCGCCCGCTGTGA
- a CDS encoding DNA polymerase IV has product MDDTACTVLHVDMDAFYASVSLIDRPELRGTPVIVGGGSRSVVLSATYEARRFGVTSAMPMTRARRLCPSATVLPPDFRRYAEVSAAVMEVFASVTPLVEPLSLDEAFLDVAGSVRRLGPPTLIGETIRARIHDEQRITCSVGVAANKFLAKLASTRAKPDGLLVVPPSEVVAFLHPLPVGALWGVGDKTEEALARLGLRSVGDLARTPRSTLERALGPAAGAHLAALAWGRDERVVVPHEPDRSIGAEETFGTDVDDPAVIHRELLRLSTKVASRLRAAGYAGRTVSIKVRFADFTTITRARTLREPTDVAQEVYAGARGLFDALGLQRARLRLVGVRVEGLVDAETRPRQLLLDAPERGRREAELAVDAAARRFGPGAVRPATLLDEG; this is encoded by the coding sequence GTGGATGACACCGCCTGCACGGTCCTGCACGTGGACATGGACGCCTTCTACGCCTCCGTGTCGCTCATCGACCGCCCCGAGCTGCGCGGGACGCCGGTGATCGTGGGCGGTGGCAGCCGCTCGGTGGTGCTCTCCGCCACCTACGAGGCCCGCCGCTTCGGCGTCACCTCGGCGATGCCGATGACCAGGGCCCGGCGGCTGTGCCCGTCGGCCACCGTCCTGCCGCCGGACTTCCGCCGCTACGCCGAGGTCTCCGCCGCGGTCATGGAGGTCTTCGCCTCGGTCACCCCGCTCGTCGAGCCGCTGTCCCTCGACGAGGCCTTCCTCGACGTCGCGGGGTCGGTACGCCGGCTCGGGCCGCCCACCCTCATCGGGGAGACGATCCGGGCGCGCATCCACGACGAGCAGCGCATCACCTGCTCGGTGGGCGTGGCGGCGAACAAGTTCCTCGCCAAGCTGGCCTCGACCAGGGCCAAGCCGGACGGCCTGCTCGTCGTCCCGCCCTCGGAGGTGGTGGCCTTCCTCCACCCGCTGCCGGTGGGCGCGCTCTGGGGGGTGGGGGACAAGACCGAGGAGGCGCTGGCCCGACTCGGCCTGCGCAGCGTCGGCGACCTGGCCCGGACCCCGCGCAGCACCCTCGAGCGCGCGCTCGGCCCGGCCGCCGGCGCCCATCTGGCCGCGCTGGCCTGGGGCCGCGACGAGCGGGTGGTCGTCCCGCACGAGCCCGACCGCAGCATCGGCGCCGAGGAGACCTTCGGCACCGACGTCGACGACCCCGCCGTCATCCACCGCGAGCTGCTGCGGCTGTCCACGAAGGTCGCCTCCCGGCTGCGCGCGGCCGGGTACGCCGGGCGCACCGTCTCGATCAAGGTGCGCTTCGCCGACTTCACGACGATCACCCGGGCGCGGACCCTGCGCGAACCCACTGACGTGGCCCAGGAGGTCTACGCCGGCGCCCGCGGGCTCTTCGACGCCCTCGGGCTCCAACGGGCCCGGCTGCGGCTCGTGGGGGTGCGGGTGGAGGGGCTGGTGGACGCCGAGACGAGGCCCCGCCAGCTGCTGCTCGACGCTCCCGAGCGCGGCCGGCGCGAGGCCGAGCTCGCGGTCGACGCGGCCGCCCGCCGGTTCGGCCCGGGGGCCGTGCGGCCGGCCACATTGCTGGACGAAGGGTGA